A single genomic interval of Lewinellaceae bacterium harbors:
- a CDS encoding VOC family protein, translated as MARVSTYLNFPNQTEAAFLFYRSVFNTGFGGQGIMRFGEMPAPEGTPPMSDAVKKLVIHVELPILGGHVLMGTDAPPEMGFALTAGDNVHINLEPDTRAETQRLFDALAEGGKVSQQLSEQFWGGFFGSLQDKFGIHWMFNCNARE; from the coding sequence ATGGCGCGAGTAAGCACTTATCTCAATTTCCCCAATCAAACCGAAGCAGCATTCTTATTTTATAGATCCGTTTTTAACACCGGTTTTGGTGGACAGGGCATCATGCGCTTTGGCGAAATGCCTGCACCGGAAGGCACACCACCGATGAGTGATGCGGTCAAAAAACTGGTGATACACGTGGAATTGCCCATTCTGGGCGGGCATGTCCTGATGGGAACCGACGCACCACCTGAAATGGGATTCGCACTGACCGCCGGCGACAATGTCCATATCAACCTGGAACCCGATACCCGCGCAGAGACACAACGACTGTTTGATGCACTTGCCGAGGGGGGTAAGGTTTCGCAGCAACTCAGTGAACAGTTCTGGGGTGGATTCTTTGGGAGCCTGCAGGATAAGTTTGGCATCCACTGGATGTTTAACTGTAATGCCAGGGAATAA
- a CDS encoding LemA family protein translates to MGILTVLIIVAVIIVFYAVGLYNKFVRKRSMMEEGWSGIDVQLKKRHDLIPNLVETVKGYAKHEQGTLEKVIQARNSALKAEGVKAQTQAENQLNSALANVFALSESYPDLKANTTFIQLQQELSNVENDLEKARRYYNATVRENNIMVESFPSNLIANTFNFRQGEFFEIEEPSERATPQVKF, encoded by the coding sequence ATGGGAATACTAACAGTCCTCATCATTGTAGCCGTTATCATCGTCTTTTATGCCGTAGGCTTGTACAATAAATTTGTCCGCAAACGCAGCATGATGGAAGAAGGCTGGAGCGGGATCGACGTCCAGTTGAAGAAAAGACATGACCTGATCCCGAATCTGGTTGAAACGGTAAAGGGATATGCCAAGCACGAGCAAGGCACACTTGAAAAAGTCATCCAGGCCCGTAACAGCGCATTAAAAGCAGAAGGCGTCAAAGCACAGACACAGGCGGAAAATCAACTGAATTCTGCATTAGCGAACGTATTCGCACTCAGCGAATCGTACCCGGACCTGAAAGCCAACACCACCTTTATCCAGCTCCAGCAGGAGCTGTCCAATGTGGAAAACGACCTGGAAAAGGCAAGACGTTATTACAATGCCACCGTGCGTGAAAACAACATCATGGTTGAGTCATTTCCCAGCAACCTGATCGCCAATACGTTCAATTTCCGTCAGGGTGAATTCTTCGAGATTGAAGAACCCAGCGAAAGAGCAACACCACAGGTGAAGTTCTAA